One window of the Salvia miltiorrhiza cultivar Shanhuang (shh) chromosome 6, IMPLAD_Smil_shh, whole genome shotgun sequence genome contains the following:
- the LOC130989936 gene encoding 2S seed storage albumin protein-like: MAKFALSLLSLLLLLASAAAVGITNPIGRCRGEIERQRLSSCQQYLIDGSRFDSTPQEEGRGWREAFPRCCDELEQINQQCRCEAVKQVAMEQREAGALQGREMREMMQTAQRLPSLCRISPQYCDNIGERPMF, translated from the exons ATGGCCAAGTTTGCTCTGTCTCTGCTCTCTCTGCTGCTCCTCTtggcctccgccgccgccgtgggCATTACGAATCCCATCGGCCGCTGCCGCGGCGAGATTGAGCGCCAGAGGCTGAGCTCTTGCCAGCAGTATCTGATAGATGGCAGCCGATTCGATTCAACGCCGCAAGAAGAGGGCCGCGGCTGGCGGGAGGCATTCCCTCGGTGCTGCGACGAGCTGGAGCAGATAAATCAGCAGTGCCGCTGCGAAGCTGTCAAGcag GTGGCGATGGAGCAGAGAGAAGCAGGAGCGCTGCAAGgaagagaaatgagagagatgATGCAGACAGCACAAAGGTTGCCTAGTTTATGTCGCATTTCACCTCAATATTGTGACAACATAGGAGAAAGACCTATGTtttag
- the LOC130989932 gene encoding SAL1 phosphatase isoform X1: MNVSIGHSSAASLSMTRGAVLHINATTPLRSKSKFPFLFSLSFSTTTSRATRATASMSYHKQLAAAKKAASVAARLCQKVQKALLQSDFQSKSDKSPVTVADYGSQAIVSFILEKELTSIPFSLVAEEDSGDLRKEESRETLHRITELVNDTFASDGTIGISPVSEEDVLKAIDTGKSEGGPHGQHWVLDPIDGTKGFLRGEQYAIALALLDEGKVVLGVLACPNLPLSSIARSNLSSSEDKAGCLFFAEVGAGTYMQSLDGSPPTKVHVSSNENPEEASFFESYEAAHSSHDLSGLIATKLGVKAPPVRIDSQAKYGALSRGDGAIYLRFPRRGYIEKIWDHAAGYIVVAEAGGVVNDAGGKPLDFSKGRYLDLDTGIVVTNPKLMPALLKAVQESISEKASSL, translated from the exons atgaacgTATCAATTGGGCATAGTAGCGCGGCATCATTATCAATGACGCGAGGAGCAGTCCTGCATATAAATGCCACAACACCCCTTCGTTCCAAATCGAAGTTCCCATTTCTCTTCTCACTCTCCTTTTCCACTACTACTTCGCGCGCAACAAGAGCCACTGCTTCAATGTCTTACCACAAGCAGCTGGCCGCCGCCAAGAAAGCCGCATCTGTAGCTGCTCGGTTATGTCAG AAGGTGCAAAAGGCTTTGTTGCAATCTGATTTCCAATCAAAGTCTGACAAAAGTCCTGTCACCGTGGCTGATTATG GTTCGCAGGCTATTGTTAGCTTTATTTTGGAGAAAGAGTTGACATCTATTCCATTTTCATTAGTAGCTGAAGAG GACTCTGGAGACCTTAGGAAAGAAGAATCCAGAGAAACGCTGCATCGCATAACAGAGCTTGTAAATGACACATTTGCTAGTGATGGAACGATTGGTATATCACCAGTCTCTGAGGAAGATGTGCTCAAAGCCATTGACACTGGAAAATCTGAAGGGGGTCCTCATGGTCAGCATTGGGTTCTGGATCCAATTGATGGCACTAAAGG ATTCTTAAGGGGCGAACAGTATGCTATCGCATTAGCCTTGTTAGATGAAGGAAAAGTTGTGCTGGGAGTTTTAGCATGTCCAAATCTACCATTATCATCTATTGCTAGAAGCAATTTGAGCAGCTCTGAAGATAAAGCTGGTTGTCTCTTTTTTGCGGAAGTTGGTGCTGGGACTTACATGCAAAGTTTAGATGGCTCCCCACCAACAAAG GTACATGTCAGTTCTAATGAAAACCCTGAAGAAGCATCCTTCTTTGAATCTTATGAAGCTGCACATTCTTCGCATGACTTATCTGGCTTGATAGCAACG AAACTTGGTGTTAAAGCACCACCTGTTAGGATAGATAGCCAAGCAAAATATGGCGCTTTGTCTAGAGGAGATGGAGCAATATATCTGCGGTTCCCTCGCAGAGGTTACATTGAGAAGATATGGGACCATGCAGCTGGATACATAGTTGTTGCAG AAGCTGGAGGTGTAGTGAATGATGCTGGTGGGAAACCTCTGGACTTCTCAAAGGGAAGATATCTTGATCTGGACACAGGAATCGTTGTCACAAACCCAAAATTGATGCCAGCTCTCCTGAAGGCTGTCCAGGAGTCCATCAGCGAGAAAGCCTCGTCTCTGTGA
- the LOC130989932 gene encoding SAL1 phosphatase isoform X2, with protein sequence MSGSQAIVSFILEKELTSIPFSLVAEEDSGDLRKEESRETLHRITELVNDTFASDGTIGISPVSEEDVLKAIDTGKSEGGPHGQHWVLDPIDGTKGFLRGEQYAIALALLDEGKVVLGVLACPNLPLSSIARSNLSSSEDKAGCLFFAEVGAGTYMQSLDGSPPTKVHVSSNENPEEASFFESYEAAHSSHDLSGLIATKLGVKAPPVRIDSQAKYGALSRGDGAIYLRFPRRGYIEKIWDHAAGYIVVAEAGGVVNDAGGKPLDFSKGRYLDLDTGIVVTNPKLMPALLKAVQESISEKASSL encoded by the exons ATGTCAG GTTCGCAGGCTATTGTTAGCTTTATTTTGGAGAAAGAGTTGACATCTATTCCATTTTCATTAGTAGCTGAAGAG GACTCTGGAGACCTTAGGAAAGAAGAATCCAGAGAAACGCTGCATCGCATAACAGAGCTTGTAAATGACACATTTGCTAGTGATGGAACGATTGGTATATCACCAGTCTCTGAGGAAGATGTGCTCAAAGCCATTGACACTGGAAAATCTGAAGGGGGTCCTCATGGTCAGCATTGGGTTCTGGATCCAATTGATGGCACTAAAGG ATTCTTAAGGGGCGAACAGTATGCTATCGCATTAGCCTTGTTAGATGAAGGAAAAGTTGTGCTGGGAGTTTTAGCATGTCCAAATCTACCATTATCATCTATTGCTAGAAGCAATTTGAGCAGCTCTGAAGATAAAGCTGGTTGTCTCTTTTTTGCGGAAGTTGGTGCTGGGACTTACATGCAAAGTTTAGATGGCTCCCCACCAACAAAG GTACATGTCAGTTCTAATGAAAACCCTGAAGAAGCATCCTTCTTTGAATCTTATGAAGCTGCACATTCTTCGCATGACTTATCTGGCTTGATAGCAACG AAACTTGGTGTTAAAGCACCACCTGTTAGGATAGATAGCCAAGCAAAATATGGCGCTTTGTCTAGAGGAGATGGAGCAATATATCTGCGGTTCCCTCGCAGAGGTTACATTGAGAAGATATGGGACCATGCAGCTGGATACATAGTTGTTGCAG AAGCTGGAGGTGTAGTGAATGATGCTGGTGGGAAACCTCTGGACTTCTCAAAGGGAAGATATCTTGATCTGGACACAGGAATCGTTGTCACAAACCCAAAATTGATGCCAGCTCTCCTGAAGGCTGTCCAGGAGTCCATCAGCGAGAAAGCCTCGTCTCTGTGA
- the LOC130989934 gene encoding SWR1 complex subunit 6, which yields MEEDMSSSLRRMSMRTRKVAPKMAAALASSDNRTQAMLARLEALENDNAGFETVQVDDDDEASLDDDDQAYQKKQSRSTKRKTRQAKALENAKKAPRTFLELLQEANLESLPPHVPSYLRAAVGPPSSTARRHFCTVCGFSANYTCLQCGMRFCTIRCQNIHNDTRCLKFVA from the exons ATGGAAGAAGACATGTCCAGTTCGCTGAGGCGGATGTCTATGAGAACTCGTAAGGTTGCTCCGAAAATGGCTGCAGCCCTTGCCAGCAGTGACAATCGGACTCAG GCAATGCTGGCACGTCTTGAAGCTCTGGAAAATGATAATGCTGGATTCGAGACCGTGCaagttgatgatgatgacgaAGCCtcccttgatgatgatgatcaag CATATCAGAAGAAGCAGTCCAGAAGCACAAAGCGCAAAACGCGTCAAGCCAAAGCGCTCGAAAATGCTAAGAAGGCACCAAGAACATtccttgagctcttgcaagag GCCAACTTGGAATCGTTGCCTCCCCATGTACCCTCGTATCTGAGAGCAGCCGTGGGGCCTCCAAGCTCCACTGCCCGTCGCCATTTCTGCACGGTGTGTGGGTTTTCTGCAAACTACACATGTCTCCAGTGTGGGATGCGGTTCTGCACAATCAGGTGCCAGAATATCCATAACGATACTCGTTGTTTGAAATTCGTTGCTTGA
- the LOC130989935 gene encoding uncharacterized protein LOC130989935, translated as MDREQEEIQFLGFFGILQESCNIVASWKKIFAQITVALIIPLSFIYLAHIEISELLFTKIMHNEFILDQTPEGTGAYDRLSALLSSELTTFFLFKIGYFIFFIVLALLSTSAVVYTVACIYTARDLSLRTIVSVVPIVWRRLIVTFIWNFVIVFAYNVASLVVLVVGAVVLGQIPILGPAFLIAGAAAYLVGFLYITIIWHVATVVSVLEESYGLNAMTKSQDLIKGKMGVAFAVFMVIGVCFFAIQLMFEVLVVQGDGGAGDRIGYGVVCLVLLSVVMLFGLIAQTIIYLVCKSYHHQNIDKSLLADHLGGYLGEYVPLKARDVQLHHFEI; from the coding sequence ATGGACAGGGAGCAGGAAGAAATCCAATTCCTAGGGTTCTTCGGAATCCTGCAGGAATCGTGCAACATAGTGGCGTCGTGGAAGAAGATCTTCGCCCAAATCACGGTAGCCCTAATCATCCCCCTCTCCTTCATCTACCTCGCGCACATCGAGATCTCGGAGCTCCTCTTCACCAAGATCATGCACAACGAATTCATCCTCGACCAGACCCCGGAGGGCACCGGCGCCTACGACCGCCTCAGCGCCCTCCTCTCCTCCGAGCTCACCACCTTCTTCCTCTTCAAGATCGGctacttcatcttcttcatcgtCCTCGCCCTCCTCTCCACCTCCGCCGTCGTCTACACCGTCGCCTGCATCTACACCGCGCGCGACCTCTCCCTCCGCACCATCGTCAGCGTCGTCCCCATCGTCTGGCGCCGCCTCATCGTCACCTTCATCTGGAACTTCGTCATCGTCTTCGCCTACAACGTCGCCTCCCTCGTCGTCCTCGTCGTCGGCGCCGTCGTCCTCGGCCAGATCCCGATCCTCGGCCCGGCCTTCCTCATCGCCGGCGCCGCGGCGTACCTGGTCGGCTTCCTGTACATCACCATCATCTGGCACGTGGCGACGGTGGTGTCGGTGCTGGAGGAGAGCTACGGGCTGAACGCGATGACGAAGAGCCAGGATCTGATCAAGGGGAAGATGGGGGTGGCCTTCGCCGTGTTCATGGTGATCGGGGTGTGCTTCTTCGCGATCCAGCTGATGTTCGAGGTGCTGGTGGTGCAGGGCGACGGCGGCGCCGGGGATCGGATCGGGTACGGCGTCGTCTGCCTCGTGCTGCTGTCGGTGGTGATGCTGTTTGGGCTGATCGCGCAGACGATCATCTACTTGGTGTGCAAGTCGTATCACCATCAGAACATCGACAAGTCGCTGCTGGCGGATCATCTCGGCGGATATCTCGGGGAGTATGTGCCGCTCAAGGCCAGGGATGTGCAGCTTCACCACTTTGAGATTTGA